From the Cucurbita pepo subsp. pepo cultivar mu-cu-16 chromosome LG05, ASM280686v2, whole genome shotgun sequence genome, one window contains:
- the LOC111796238 gene encoding ADP-ribosylation factor-like, giving the protein MGQAFRKLFDTFFGNSEMRVVMLGLDAAGKTTILYKLHIGEVLSTVPTIGFNVEKVQYKNVVFTVWDVGGQEKLRPLWRHYFNNTDGLIYVVDSMDRERIGKAKTEFQAIINDPFMLNSVILVFANKQDMKGAMTPMEVCQGLGLFDLKQRRWHIQGTCAIRGDGLYEGLDWLAGTLKEMRAAGYSSVGTSF; this is encoded by the exons GTTGTCATGCTTGGCTTGGATGCAGCTGGCAAGACAACTATATTGTACAAGCTGCACATTGGGGAAGTTTTATCGACGGTTCCTACAATTG GTTTCAATGTGGAGAAAGTCCAGTATAAAAATGTTGTGTTCACTGTTTGGGATGTTGGAGGACAAGAGAAACTGAGGCCATTGTGGAGGCACTACTTTAATAACACAGATGGACTG ATTTATGTGGTAGACTCCATGGACCGAGAGAGAATTGGGAAGGCAAAAACAGAATTTCAG GCCATCATTAACGATCCATTTATGCTGAATAGTGTCATATTGGTCTTTGCAAATAAGCAGGATATG AAAGGAGCCATGACGCCGATGGAAGTATGTCAGGGACTAGGTCTATTTGATCTCAAACAGAGAAGATGGCACATACAAGGAACGTGTGCAATCAGAGGAGATGGACTTTACGAAGGCTTAGACTGGTTAGCTGGAACTCTCAAGGAGATGAGAGCTGCTGGATATTCTTCAGTAGGGACATCATTTTAA
- the LOC111794738 gene encoding gluconokinase, translating to MDSHDPKSNAMAIVLMGVCGSGKSTIGAMLAEAMGLTFLDADDFHPSSNKEKMSKGIPLSEEDRIPWLEKIRDTLREKMGSKKSVVLGCSALQKQYRDILRSADPNYEGIGIRCVVKFVLLDAPAEVIAFRLEKRAKEGNHFMPSTLLNSQLDLLQIDVSEGILKVDATLSPQAIVSRIIKLVRGFLFLNIHNKS from the exons ATGGACTCGCATGATCCGAAGTCGAACG CTATGGCGATCGTACTCATGGGCGTCTGCGGTTCTGGAAAATC TACAATTGGTGCGATGCTGGCCGAGGCCATGGGCTTGACTTTTCTTGATGCTGATGATTTTCATCCAAGTTCTAACAAGG aaaaaatgtcaaaaggAATCCCTCTTTCAGAGGAAGATCGGATACCGTGGCTCGAGAAGATTCGAGACACGTTGAGAGAGAAGATGGGTAGTAAAAAGAGTGTAGTTCTTGGTTGTTCAGCTCTGCAAAAACAGTACAGAGACATTCTGAGATCAGCTGATCCAAATTATGAAGGAATTGGAATCAGGTGTGTGGTGAAGTTCGTTCTGTTGGATGCTCCAGCTGAGGTGATTGCTTTCAGGTTAGAGAAAAGAGCCAAAGAAGGTAACCATTTCATGCCTTCAACTCTTTTGAACTCCCAACTTGATTTGCTGCAGATTGATGTTTCTGAAGgcattttaaaagttgatgcTACTCTTAGCCCTCAGGCAATTGTGAGTCGTATTATCAAGTTGGTTcgtggatttttgtttttaaatattcacaaTAAATCTTAG